Proteins from one Bufo gargarizans isolate SCDJY-AF-19 chromosome 8, ASM1485885v1, whole genome shotgun sequence genomic window:
- the LOC122945295 gene encoding hemoglobin subunit alpha-4-like: MTFTDTEKAAIVSILGKVSGNVSALGAEALERLFLGFPQTKTYFSHFDLSHGSTDLQTHGGKVLGALAEAGKHLDNLEGSLSKLSDLHAYNLRVDPGNFKLLSHSILVVLASHFSADFDATTHAAFDKFLAVVSHVLTSKYR, translated from the exons ATGACTTTCACTGacactgagaaggctgcaattGTGTCCATCTTGGGCAAAGTCTCCGGAAATGTGAGCGCTCTCGGTGCTGAAGCTTTGGAAAG GCTGTTCCTGGGCTTCCCTCAGACCAAGACTTACTTCAGCCACTTTGACCTGAGCCATGGATCTACTGATCTCCAGACACATGGAGGCAAGGTCTTGGGTGCTCTTGCAGAGGCTGGCAAACATCTGGACAACTTGGAGGGATCCTTGTCCAAACTGAGCGACCTGCATGCCTATAACCTGAGAGTGGACCCCGGAAACTTCAAA CTGCTGTCTCACTCCATCCTGGTCGTCCTGGCATCTCACTTCTCCGCTGACTTTGACGCCACCACCCATGCTGCTTTTGACAAGTTCCTTGCAGTAGTGTCTCATGTTCTCACCTCCAAATACAGATAA